The Marinilongibacter aquaticus genome has a window encoding:
- a CDS encoding glycosyltransferase family 2 protein produces MHRIMIENVTVLIPVYNDWEALSKLLEQIELECKGVLPNILVVNDCSSDPCQLNTETALKVNVLHLIRNVGHQRAIAIGMAYLAEHAPERAVLVMDADGEDKPADIPTLLNKMEQEPGKIVFAERMRRSEGLLFRFFYSIYRLVFRLLTGKVITFGNFSAVPAGQSRKLSFVSEIWNNYPGGVIRSKLPYTSVPLDRGKRLAGESKMNFVSLILHGMSAVAVFLDTVAVRLAIFAGMLIFFGISGIAVILFMKIVLQMATPGWASNLASAFFIIVLQGFFISIFMVFTVLSYRSNRHFIPSVDYKIFIDRID; encoded by the coding sequence ATGCACCGCATCATGATTGAGAATGTAACCGTATTGATTCCTGTCTACAACGACTGGGAGGCTTTGTCCAAACTCTTGGAGCAGATTGAGCTCGAGTGTAAGGGAGTATTGCCCAATATACTGGTGGTCAATGATTGCTCCAGCGATCCTTGCCAGCTGAATACTGAAACAGCTTTGAAAGTAAATGTGCTGCATTTGATACGGAATGTGGGGCATCAAAGGGCCATTGCCATTGGTATGGCTTATTTGGCGGAACACGCTCCGGAAAGGGCGGTTTTGGTTATGGACGCCGACGGAGAAGACAAGCCTGCGGATATCCCAACCCTTTTGAACAAGATGGAGCAAGAGCCGGGAAAGATTGTCTTTGCCGAACGCATGCGGAGAAGTGAAGGCCTATTGTTTCGTTTTTTTTACTCGATATACCGATTGGTTTTCCGTTTGCTGACGGGCAAGGTGATCACATTTGGTAATTTTTCGGCTGTGCCTGCCGGACAAAGCCGTAAACTGAGTTTTGTTTCAGAAATTTGGAACAATTATCCCGGCGGTGTCATTCGTTCAAAATTGCCCTATACTTCTGTGCCTTTGGATAGAGGGAAACGTTTGGCGGGCGAGTCGAAGATGAATTTCGTTTCTTTGATCTTGCACGGCATGAGTGCCGTGGCCGTTTTTTTGGATACAGTTGCGGTGAGACTGGCCATCTTTGCCGGAATGTTGATATTCTTTGGCATAAGCGGCATTGCCGTGATCCTTTTCATGAAAATTGTACTGCAAATGGCTACGCCGGGTTGGGCTTCAAATTTGGCATCGGCATTTTTCATCATTGTTTTGCAGGGCTTTTTTATTTCAATTTTCATGGTTTTTACCGTGCTGAGCTACCGCAGCAACAGGCATTTTATTCCTTCTGTAGATTACAAAATATTTATTGACCGAATAGACTAA
- a CDS encoding NADH-quinone oxidoreductase subunit N, giving the protein MIGQLRHILSSSTNLHTELLLFLGLLLLVLLQAFLEKSKKSRQIILIAAEVLVLGTLCCTDDKNTSVSFLFNGLLEINPLITLAKQLVLVATLIVFAHIHVLKYDYRSEALILIVGISFGLCFLVMANHILSMFISMEMVSLCSYVLVAFRKKATNLEAGIKYLIFGATASAFMLFGGSLLFGMTGTMQFNEMSRLVEQGSNALGLVQVALFMTLAGPLFKLAAVPFHLWAPDVYESTPTPLISFLAIAPKIGGLFMIFKLLEIVPKDHSLLLSLLIILSILVGNFAALSQKQAKRMMGYSGIAQAGFILIGMLNSENVGIQASVFYLSVYVFTNTGAFLLIDMLKQLSGSNKFKSFSGLGQEHILIALLGFVLMVSLTGLPPTGGFMSKFLVFTSLWEKYSLNSSPILLTVLLFGLVNTAISLYYYFKIPYYMFVKKANEDVHTGNKPSVASVFLLVFLCIVVVALFFNPEWVQNRF; this is encoded by the coding sequence ATGATCGGACAATTAAGACATATACTTTCGAGCAGCACGAACCTGCATACCGAATTGCTGCTGTTTTTAGGCCTGCTCCTTCTCGTGCTTCTGCAAGCCTTTTTAGAGAAGAGCAAAAAAAGCCGACAAATCATACTCATCGCCGCTGAAGTGCTGGTTTTGGGCACATTGTGCTGTACAGACGACAAAAACACGAGTGTGTCATTCCTGTTCAATGGCCTTTTGGAAATCAATCCCTTAATCACTTTGGCCAAGCAATTGGTACTGGTTGCCACCTTAATTGTATTCGCCCACATCCATGTCTTAAAATACGACTACCGCTCTGAAGCCCTCATCCTGATAGTGGGCATAAGTTTCGGCCTCTGTTTTTTGGTAATGGCCAACCATATACTCAGCATGTTTATTTCCATGGAAATGGTTTCGCTATGCTCGTATGTGCTGGTCGCTTTTCGTAAAAAGGCCACCAATTTGGAAGCAGGTATAAAATATTTGATTTTCGGAGCGACAGCCTCTGCTTTTATGCTTTTCGGTGGCTCTTTGTTGTTCGGTATGACCGGCACCATGCAATTCAATGAAATGAGCAGATTGGTCGAGCAAGGCTCCAATGCCTTGGGCTTGGTGCAAGTCGCCTTGTTTATGACCCTTGCAGGCCCGCTCTTTAAACTGGCGGCCGTACCCTTTCATTTATGGGCCCCAGATGTATACGAAAGCACTCCTACTCCGCTGATTTCCTTTCTGGCCATAGCACCTAAAATCGGTGGACTCTTCATGATTTTCAAATTGTTGGAGATTGTACCCAAAGATCACAGCCTTCTGCTCAGTTTGTTGATCATACTTTCCATTCTTGTGGGCAACTTTGCCGCCCTCTCGCAAAAACAAGCCAAAAGAATGATGGGTTATTCGGGCATAGCACAGGCTGGTTTTATATTGATCGGTATGCTGAATTCCGAAAATGTGGGCATCCAAGCTTCGGTATTTTATTTATCGGTTTATGTTTTCACCAATACCGGTGCCTTTTTGTTGATCGACATGCTCAAACAGCTTTCGGGTTCGAATAAATTCAAAAGCTTTTCAGGGTTGGGTCAGGAGCACATTCTCATTGCCCTTTTGGGTTTTGTGCTCATGGTTTCACTTACGGGGCTTCCGCCCACAGGTGGTTTTATGTCCAAATTCTTGGTGTTTACCAGTCTTTGGGAAAAATACAGTTTGAACAGCAGCCCGATTTTGCTCACTGTACTCCTCTTTGGCCTAGTCAATACAGCCATCTCCTTGTATTACTATTTCAAAATACCCTATTACATGTTCGTGAAGAAAGCGAACGAGGACGTGCACACAGGAAATAAGCCTTCGGTGGCTTCGGTATTTCTGTTGGTATTTCTTTGTATTGTGGTGGTGGCTCTGTTCTTCAATCCCGAATGGGTGCAGAATAGGTTTTAA
- a CDS encoding complex I subunit 4 family protein: MINYLLSLLVFLPLLGSVVTLILPKNLEKQSKYVALAVSMLNLLLCLFLYSRFDGSSSSFQFWEEQPWFKLNLGQFGTIGVQYILGVDGLSMPMILLSGIVLFAGNISAWQIAKKTKAFFAFYLLLSSTIYGCFLALDFFLFFLFFEFMLLPMYFLIGIWGGERREYAAMKFIIYTLVGSVFILIVMLIMGLSVHNPLGENTFTLDFRLLGDPANIISGSVLDAQSTFLWFGHSVRAILFLLLLIGFGIKLPTVPFHTWLPDAHVEAPTAISVVLAGILLKVGGYGFLRIAVGFFPEQALFYSNWIAILGVVSIVYGAFNALAQSDLKKLIAYSSVSHMGFVLVGIAAFNEEGFNGAVFQMFSHGILSSMLFLCVGVIYDRTHNRLIQNYRGLAGKMPWFTGAVIIAFFGSLGLPGLSGFIGEFFSLMGAFGSEAIPQYFAALSVLGIVLSAVYLLWAMQRMFFGEFWVNRNLESSMSDLTPREHFLLYGLGILAILFGVWPDLIFSVSNVSLSDFLQNLSLK, encoded by the coding sequence ATGATAAATTATTTACTCTCGCTTCTTGTGTTTTTGCCCTTGTTGGGAAGTGTGGTCACTTTGATTCTGCCTAAAAACCTGGAAAAGCAATCGAAGTATGTCGCCTTGGCTGTCAGTATGCTCAACCTGCTGCTTTGTCTCTTCCTTTATTCGCGGTTCGATGGCTCGAGTTCATCCTTTCAATTTTGGGAAGAACAACCCTGGTTCAAGCTGAATTTGGGGCAATTCGGCACAATAGGCGTACAGTATATTTTGGGCGTCGACGGCCTAAGCATGCCCATGATTCTGCTTTCGGGAATCGTTTTGTTTGCGGGCAATATTTCGGCCTGGCAGATAGCCAAGAAAACCAAGGCCTTTTTCGCGTTCTACCTTTTGCTCAGTAGCACCATTTACGGCTGTTTTTTGGCCTTAGACTTCTTCCTTTTCTTTTTGTTTTTCGAATTCATGCTTTTGCCCATGTATTTCCTTATTGGTATTTGGGGTGGAGAAAGGCGTGAATACGCGGCCATGAAATTCATCATTTACACTTTGGTGGGTTCGGTGTTTATTCTCATCGTCATGCTCATCATGGGGCTTTCGGTGCACAATCCTTTGGGCGAAAATACATTTACACTGGATTTCAGGTTATTGGGCGACCCGGCCAATATCATCTCGGGTTCTGTGCTCGACGCTCAGAGCACTTTCCTATGGTTTGGTCATTCGGTACGGGCCATATTGTTTTTGCTCCTTTTGATAGGCTTTGGAATCAAACTGCCCACTGTGCCTTTTCACACTTGGCTTCCCGACGCTCACGTTGAAGCCCCGACAGCCATTTCGGTTGTATTGGCGGGCATTCTGTTGAAAGTTGGTGGCTACGGTTTCCTTCGCATAGCTGTCGGCTTCTTCCCCGAGCAAGCCTTATTTTATAGCAATTGGATAGCCATTTTGGGTGTCGTTTCCATTGTCTATGGAGCCTTCAATGCCTTGGCACAATCTGACCTTAAAAAATTGATAGCCTATTCTTCGGTATCGCATATGGGTTTTGTTTTGGTCGGAATCGCGGCCTTTAACGAGGAAGGCTTCAATGGAGCCGTATTCCAGATGTTCAGCCACGGTATTTTATCTTCCATGCTTTTCTTGTGTGTGGGCGTGATTTACGACCGCACGCACAATCGACTCATTCAAAACTACCGTGGATTGGCTGGAAAAATGCCTTGGTTTACAGGGGCTGTCATTATAGCCTTTTTTGGCTCTTTGGGCCTGCCTGGCCTTTCGGGTTTTATCGGTGAATTTTTCTCCCTCATGGGAGCATTCGGCAGCGAAGCCATCCCGCAATATTTTGCTGCACTTTCGGTGTTGGGCATTGTGCTTTCTGCCGTTTACCTGCTTTGGGCAATGCAACGTATGTTTTTCGGCGAATTTTGGGTCAATCGAAATTTGGAATCGAGCATGAGCGACCTGACGCCCCGTGAACATTTCTTACTTTACGGTTTAGGCATTTTGGCCATTCTTTTCGGCGTATGGCCCGATCTGATATTCTCCGTCAGCAATGTGAGCCTCTCCGATTTCCTTCAAAACCTTTCGCTGAAATGA
- a CDS encoding NADH-quinone oxidoreductase subunit 5 family protein produces the protein MLQSELLFITLGLYLLGFGSLALGRNRLKPVFVYGISLFINGVGFALALQALRNDTQIQQIAFDWIHLHSHTFSFDLLLNELSLFMWPLVQGIALLVQIFSIRYLRNEARIALYFAYLNLFVFSMLGLVISGNLMPMFMFWELVGFCSYLLIGFWYNKPSAARASLKAFLMNRVGDAGFLIGLGLVYAHFDTLNLPQIVEKLSTSSVDTTWMTLCLFAGCMGKSAQFPLQTWLPDAMEGPTPASALIHAATMVAAGIFLLARVDFLITPAAGTCISAIGALTALLAAYSAIFQSDIKKVLAFSTVSQLGLMVMAMGAGETNIALFHLFTHAFFKAGLFLIAGAAIDYFHHEQDMNKMGGLLKEKPIWALAYLICGGALAGLPLSSGYLSKDALILGTFNWAFAQQSGFYLLIPFVGFLASLMTAFYVCRQFVLVFLGESTHSNPSREKWRFTAFELGIIPLSLASLGILHSQNPFAFENAFFGQWLPFSEQHNHWIAYSLLVLVLATLAFSYWLFEVKKFVFAPNFWTQIGLKHFYFDQLYLQKFVPFLIGKDEAELHTENESLHPKKKLRIAVDENGGLAGLLAKFDRKVVDGFVSLVVEINLFLARLSRTLDQHLIDSLVTKISDIVNGSGRRLKRIQNGRVQSYLITLVLTIIALSLILSLR, from the coding sequence ATGCTCCAAAGTGAACTACTTTTTATTACACTCGGCCTTTACCTTCTGGGTTTCGGCAGTCTTGCTTTGGGGCGGAACCGCCTAAAACCTGTTTTCGTATACGGCATTTCCTTATTCATAAACGGAGTCGGATTTGCCCTTGCCCTGCAAGCATTGCGAAACGATACACAAATTCAGCAGATTGCCTTCGATTGGATTCACCTGCATTCGCATACATTCTCATTCGACCTCCTGCTCAACGAGCTCAGCCTTTTCATGTGGCCTTTGGTACAGGGAATTGCTCTTTTGGTGCAGATTTTCTCTATACGATATTTGCGAAACGAAGCCCGCATTGCCTTGTATTTTGCCTACCTCAACCTTTTTGTATTTTCGATGCTAGGCTTAGTCATTAGCGGAAATCTGATGCCGATGTTCATGTTTTGGGAATTGGTAGGCTTTTGTTCGTACCTGCTCATCGGCTTTTGGTACAATAAACCCTCGGCAGCTCGAGCTTCGCTGAAAGCTTTCTTGATGAACCGGGTAGGCGATGCGGGATTCTTGATCGGATTGGGGCTCGTTTATGCTCATTTCGACACACTGAACTTGCCGCAAATTGTCGAAAAACTTTCCACTTCGTCGGTAGATACCACTTGGATGACACTTTGCCTTTTTGCAGGCTGCATGGGTAAATCGGCTCAATTCCCCCTGCAAACTTGGTTGCCCGATGCCATGGAAGGCCCTACTCCGGCCTCGGCTCTGATACATGCGGCCACTATGGTTGCTGCCGGAATCTTTTTGTTGGCCCGTGTCGATTTCCTCATTACACCAGCGGCGGGAACGTGTATTTCCGCAATCGGAGCATTGACGGCCCTTTTGGCTGCCTATTCCGCCATTTTCCAATCGGATATCAAAAAAGTTTTAGCCTTCTCCACCGTTTCCCAGTTGGGTTTGATGGTTATGGCCATGGGGGCTGGCGAAACAAATATTGCCCTCTTTCACCTCTTTACCCACGCCTTTTTCAAAGCCGGTTTGTTCTTAATTGCCGGTGCCGCTATTGATTATTTCCACCACGAACAGGACATGAATAAAATGGGTGGATTGCTAAAAGAAAAGCCGATTTGGGCTTTGGCCTATCTTATTTGCGGAGGTGCTCTGGCGGGCTTGCCTTTGTCTTCGGGCTACCTTTCAAAAGATGCCTTGATTTTGGGCACTTTCAACTGGGCTTTTGCTCAACAAAGTGGGTTTTACCTCCTTATCCCTTTTGTCGGTTTCTTGGCTTCGCTCATGACCGCCTTTTACGTATGCCGACAGTTTGTTTTGGTATTTTTGGGCGAAAGCACACATTCAAATCCTTCTCGTGAAAAATGGCGTTTTACCGCATTCGAATTGGGCATAATTCCACTTTCCTTGGCTTCATTGGGCATTCTGCACAGTCAAAATCCTTTTGCCTTTGAAAATGCATTCTTTGGACAATGGCTGCCTTTTTCCGAACAACACAATCATTGGATCGCTTATTCTTTGCTGGTTTTGGTTTTGGCGACACTGGCTTTTTCGTATTGGCTTTTCGAAGTCAAAAAGTTTGTTTTCGCTCCTAATTTCTGGACTCAAATTGGGCTCAAACATTTTTATTTCGATCAGCTTTATTTGCAAAAGTTTGTCCCCTTTTTGATTGGAAAAGACGAAGCCGAGCTACACACCGAAAACGAAAGCCTGCACCCCAAAAAGAAATTGCGAATTGCAGTGGATGAAAATGGAGGACTGGCTGGCTTGTTGGCCAAATTCGACCGAAAAGTCGTAGACGGATTTGTGAGCCTTGTGGTCGAAATAAACTTATTTTTGGCCCGTTTGAGCCGCACTTTGGATCAGCACCTCATCGATAGTTTGGTGACCAAAATTTCGGATATTGTCAACGGCAGTGGCCGACGATTGAAACGTATTCAAAATGGCCGTGTGCAATCTTACCTGATCACCTTGGTCTTGACAATCATTGCATTGTCGCTAATTTTAAGCTTGCGTTAA
- the lhgO gene encoding L-2-hydroxyglutarate oxidase has translation MRYDVIVIGGGIVGLATALKIKEQKPNLRLLILEKEKDIAQHQTGNNSGVIHSGLYYKPGSLKAQNCIEGYKQLLEFCDKEGVPYELCGKVVVATNPAQLGPLDTLFHRGEANGLQGLEYLSPEELKEIEPHVNGIKGIRVPQTGIIDYTAVAQKYVEKIKELDGEIHFEERVYSISERNGISNVVTSKNSYDTTLVINCGGLFSDKIAQMTEGEKIDLKIIPFRGEYYELKPEKRHLVKHLIYPVPDPNFPFLGVHFTRMVNGGVEAGPNAVLAFRREGYRKSDFKLSELKETLLWPGFQKVAGKYWKTGMGEFYRSFSKAAFVKALQELIPEIKAEDLVPGGAGVRAQACDVRGGLLDDFAIIENKQAINVCNAPSPAATSSLSIGQTVAGKALKRLT, from the coding sequence ATGAGATACGATGTGATCGTAATTGGCGGCGGAATTGTGGGATTGGCCACGGCATTGAAAATCAAAGAGCAAAAGCCCAATCTTAGGCTGCTTATTCTCGAAAAGGAAAAAGATATTGCCCAGCACCAAACCGGTAACAACAGCGGGGTAATACACTCTGGATTGTATTACAAACCGGGAAGCCTCAAAGCTCAAAACTGCATCGAGGGTTACAAGCAACTCTTGGAATTTTGCGACAAAGAAGGTGTTCCCTACGAGCTTTGTGGGAAAGTAGTTGTGGCCACAAACCCTGCTCAACTGGGCCCTTTGGACACCCTTTTTCACCGTGGAGAAGCCAATGGCTTACAAGGCCTCGAATACCTTTCGCCCGAAGAATTGAAGGAAATCGAGCCGCATGTGAACGGCATAAAGGGCATTCGCGTGCCACAGACAGGCATTATCGACTATACGGCCGTGGCCCAGAAATATGTTGAAAAAATTAAAGAACTGGATGGCGAAATCCACTTCGAAGAGCGTGTGTATTCCATTTCTGAACGGAACGGAATTTCGAATGTGGTCACAAGCAAAAACAGTTACGATACCACTTTGGTCATCAATTGCGGCGGTTTGTTTTCCGACAAAATCGCTCAGATGACCGAAGGCGAAAAAATAGACTTGAAGATTATTCCTTTTCGTGGCGAATATTATGAACTGAAACCCGAAAAACGCCATCTGGTCAAGCACCTTATTTATCCTGTTCCCGATCCCAACTTCCCATTTTTGGGCGTGCATTTCACCCGCATGGTCAACGGAGGTGTAGAAGCGGGCCCCAATGCGGTATTGGCTTTCAGAAGAGAAGGTTATCGAAAATCCGATTTCAAACTTTCGGAATTGAAGGAAACATTGCTTTGGCCGGGCTTCCAAAAAGTAGCGGGTAAATATTGGAAAACGGGAATGGGCGAATTTTACCGCTCTTTTTCGAAAGCGGCTTTTGTAAAAGCCCTTCAGGAACTTATCCCCGAAATCAAGGCTGAAGACCTCGTTCCGGGCGGTGCGGGTGTGCGGGCTCAGGCCTGCGACGTGCGGGGTGGTTTGCTCGACGATTTTGCGATTATCGAAAATAAACAGGCCATCAATGTGTGCAATGCTCCTTCGCCCGCAGCCACTTCTTCGCTCTCGATCGGGCAAACTGTGGCAGGAAAAGCACTGAAACGATTAACTTAA
- a CDS encoding NAD-dependent epimerase/dehydratase family protein — MNIAVVTGSAGLIGSESVSFMSEKFDLVIGIDNNLRAYFFGQEASTEWNKNRIESQFSNYKHYQADIRSEEEIGKIFAEYGKDIKLIIHTAAQPSHDWAAREPFMDFTVNANGTLVMLEMTRQHCPEAVFIFTSTNKVYGDNPNFLPLVEKETRWEIAEDHPYFKEGIDEQMSIDHTKHSLFGASKVAADVLVQEYGRYFGMKTGVFRGGCLTGPNHSGAQLHGFLAYLMKCAITGTHYTIFGYKGKQVRDNIHSWDLVNMFWHFYENPRVAEVYNAGGGRFSNCSMMEGIALCEEITGNKMSYSLSDDNRIGDHIWYISDLTKFKSHYPEWNWKYDLKTTLTQMHDNISKRV; from the coding sequence ATGAATATTGCAGTAGTTACTGGCTCAGCTGGCCTTATAGGCTCTGAATCCGTATCTTTCATGTCGGAGAAATTCGATCTTGTGATCGGAATCGACAACAACCTCAGGGCTTATTTTTTTGGTCAGGAGGCATCCACAGAATGGAACAAAAACAGAATCGAATCTCAGTTTTCGAACTATAAGCACTATCAAGCAGATATTCGCTCAGAAGAAGAGATCGGGAAGATTTTTGCCGAATACGGGAAAGACATCAAATTGATCATTCACACGGCGGCTCAGCCAAGTCACGATTGGGCAGCGAGAGAGCCTTTCATGGATTTCACGGTGAATGCCAACGGTACTTTGGTGATGTTGGAAATGACCCGTCAGCATTGTCCTGAAGCGGTTTTTATTTTCACCTCAACCAACAAAGTGTACGGCGACAACCCGAACTTTTTGCCTTTGGTCGAGAAAGAAACCCGCTGGGAAATCGCCGAAGATCATCCTTATTTTAAAGAGGGTATCGACGAGCAAATGAGCATTGATCACACCAAGCACTCACTTTTTGGAGCCTCGAAAGTAGCCGCAGATGTATTGGTGCAGGAATACGGTCGCTATTTCGGGATGAAAACAGGGGTTTTCAGAGGCGGTTGCCTTACTGGCCCGAACCACTCTGGAGCTCAGCTACACGGTTTCTTGGCCTATTTGATGAAATGTGCCATTACAGGTACGCATTACACCATTTTCGGTTACAAAGGCAAGCAAGTAAGAGACAATATACATTCATGGGATTTGGTGAATATGTTCTGGCATTTTTACGAAAATCCGCGTGTGGCCGAAGTGTACAATGCAGGTGGAGGGCGTTTCTCCAATTGCTCGATGATGGAAGGTATTGCTTTGTGCGAGGAAATTACAGGCAATAAAATGAGTTATTCACTTTCTGACGACAACCGCATTGGCGATCACATTTGGTATATCTCTGATTTGACGAAGTTCAAATCGCATTATCCAGAATGGAATTGGAAGTATGACTTGAAAACTACTTTGACCCAGATGCACGATAATATTTCGAAACGGGTGTAA
- a CDS encoding Nramp family divalent metal transporter yields MTKLLNKIGPGLLVAAAGIGAGDMIMGIQIGFQFRWLFVLAILLACILKYTITEGIAKHQLASGKSVIQRWNETMPLGIRLLFLSFLLIWSFMVGGALLSATGLAANALFPQLSIHSWALLQSLLACALVYWGHYGLVENITRLLVGLMFFILIPMAIFLLFQDCPPQNTKLAVEHIEPVTMIMAILGGVGGSVTMLSYGGWLKERKWTGSTYFSDVKTDLIFSYAITGLFLFALVGIASQIESPAEISGSKLIFLVGQTMAKHFGEWADYFFKICFWGVVFSSVLTVWSGVPYLFSDFSEGFAKKDIDKSSSGPTYRIFLLMLSLAPLFLVYTQNTLRNVINYTLISSVFVAGISLNLLFINNKKEWVGQFRNNSLTKAALWLSTIAFSLLLIWQVFQK; encoded by the coding sequence ATGACCAAATTACTGAACAAAATCGGCCCCGGCCTTTTGGTAGCTGCAGCGGGTATAGGTGCAGGAGACATGATCATGGGTATTCAAATCGGCTTTCAATTTCGCTGGTTGTTTGTCCTGGCAATCCTCTTGGCCTGTATATTGAAATACACCATTACCGAAGGCATTGCCAAACACCAATTGGCCTCGGGAAAATCGGTGATTCAACGCTGGAACGAAACCATGCCTTTGGGCATACGCCTCTTGTTTTTGAGTTTTCTGCTCATTTGGTCTTTTATGGTCGGTGGAGCTTTACTCTCGGCCACAGGCTTGGCGGCCAATGCTCTTTTCCCTCAGTTGTCCATACATTCTTGGGCACTTTTACAATCTTTACTGGCCTGTGCTTTGGTGTATTGGGGACACTACGGCCTAGTGGAAAACATCACTCGCCTTTTGGTTGGGCTTATGTTTTTCATCCTCATTCCCATGGCGATTTTCCTTTTGTTTCAAGATTGCCCACCGCAAAATACCAAGCTTGCTGTAGAGCATATCGAGCCTGTGACAATGATCATGGCCATTTTGGGCGGTGTAGGTGGAAGCGTGACCATGCTAAGCTATGGCGGCTGGCTGAAGGAAAGAAAATGGACGGGCAGCACATATTTTTCGGATGTAAAAACCGATTTGATTTTTTCGTACGCCATCACAGGGCTCTTTCTTTTTGCTTTGGTTGGTATTGCTTCACAAATCGAGTCCCCGGCCGAAATTTCCGGCTCTAAACTGATATTCCTTGTGGGACAAACCATGGCGAAACATTTTGGCGAATGGGCCGATTATTTCTTCAAAATATGCTTTTGGGGCGTAGTGTTTTCTTCCGTACTGACGGTTTGGAGTGGCGTGCCGTATTTGTTTTCCGACTTTTCGGAAGGCTTTGCTAAAAAAGATATTGACAAAAGTTCTTCTGGCCCCACTTATCGCATTTTCTTGCTCATGCTCAGCCTCGCTCCACTTTTTCTGGTGTACACGCAAAATACGCTTCGAAACGTAATCAACTATACGCTTATCTCTTCGGTTTTTGTCGCAGGTATCAGCCTCAATCTCTTGTTCATCAACAATAAAAAAGAGTGGGTTGGACAATTTCGAAACAATTCGTTGACAAAAGCCGCTTTGTGGCTCAGCACCATTGCTTTCAGCCTTTTGTTGATTTGGCAGGTTTTCCAAAAATAA
- a CDS encoding 2-hydroxyacid dehydrogenase, with the protein MKVLVTREFPEIGLNLLRESGYELTIWNDDAGYTQDEFSRIAADYEAIMCTGKEKIDRPFLEANPQLKVVSLYSAGFDNVDVPAATEFGLPIGHAPQSMNRATSDISFGLMIATARNFFQMHKRLIKGQVGGFKPTADLGQELYGKTLGIFGLGAIGYEMAIKCKMAYGMKIIYVSRSKKEKAEKELGAVRVDFDRLLSESDVISVHSDLNESTFKVFNAEAFGKMKPTSIFINTSRGKVHDEEALAEALQSGKIWGAGLDVTDPEPMHADNPLLDAENVCVLPHIGSATVEARDEMSRLAAENIVRFFNSGEMTYCVNPSVLKKP; encoded by the coding sequence ATGAAAGTACTTGTGACACGGGAATTTCCCGAGATCGGATTGAATCTTTTACGCGAATCTGGTTATGAACTGACAATCTGGAATGACGATGCCGGATATACGCAGGATGAATTTTCACGCATTGCGGCAGACTATGAAGCCATAATGTGTACGGGAAAAGAAAAGATCGATCGCCCGTTTTTGGAAGCCAACCCGCAGTTGAAAGTGGTTTCGCTTTATTCGGCAGGTTTTGATAATGTAGATGTGCCTGCGGCCACGGAGTTTGGCCTACCGATAGGGCATGCTCCGCAATCGATGAACAGAGCGACTTCCGATATCTCTTTTGGTTTAATGATTGCCACAGCCCGCAATTTTTTCCAAATGCACAAAAGGCTGATAAAGGGGCAAGTAGGCGGTTTTAAACCCACAGCCGATTTGGGGCAGGAATTGTACGGAAAAACCTTGGGCATATTTGGTTTGGGGGCGATTGGCTACGAAATGGCCATAAAATGCAAAATGGCCTACGGCATGAAGATCATTTATGTAAGCCGTTCGAAGAAGGAGAAAGCGGAGAAAGAATTGGGTGCAGTGCGTGTTGATTTTGATCGCTTGCTCAGCGAATCGGATGTGATCAGTGTGCACAGCGATTTGAACGAGTCGACTTTTAAAGTATTCAATGCCGAAGCTTTCGGGAAAATGAAACCGACGAGCATTTTTATAAACACTTCGCGTGGGAAAGTGCATGACGAGGAGGCTTTGGCTGAAGCTTTGCAGAGTGGAAAGATTTGGGGAGCAGGATTGGATGTTACCGATCCCGAACCGATGCATGCGGATAACCCGCTTTTGGATGCCGAAAATGTGTGCGTGCTCCCGCACATTGGCTCGGCTACCGTAGAGGCTCGCGATGAAATGTCGCGTTTGGCCGCAGAGAATATTGTTCGTTTTTTCAATTCAGGCGAAATGACCTATTGTGTCAATCCATCGGTTTTGAAAAAGCCTTAA